The sequence TGGCCCCAAGATGGAACTGCTTCTGGCAAAGTGTAGATTTCTTGAAGAGCAGCGgatttgtgttcatgtttttgttggcTGTTTTATCGGAGATGACTAATGTCTCATTCTTCACATCCTCTATCTACTTTCCATtcagacaaataaacaataaccaTGCAATTGGACACAATTATGACAATTATAGCATTAACACAATTATTGCTGCAACCAGTCCAGCGCTAAAAGTACGTGACAAGCACAAAATTATTGAGTATGTGCACTGCTGATCTAATGATATTGTGAGTTATCTGTTTTGCAATGACTTTTCTGCTGAACgtataacaaatacatttcagttCGCAGGTTAAAAGTATCTTCAGTATCTTAAATCTAACCTGACAacaatgtaatgaaatgaatgttgGTTTCTCTCATGTATTTTCAATGTAGTAGTCATGGCTCCTGCTTTCAAGAGAAAGTATCAGAAAGTGTTAAAAGCAATTTGATGCTGGTCCCAAAAGTACTCCATCTTACCGCTGGCCCAGATGTTGTCTGTTGAACGAGGGTGATGACTAAATCAACTGTTCTGTTAAATAGCAACCACTATTAAACGCAGATTGTTAACTATGACCTCCTACAGCGTCCTCAGACCCAAACAAGTCCTGAAACACAACCTCCTAACCCTCCTACTGCCCCTttggagtgtatgtgtgttatatatatgtgtatgtgtgtgtttgtgtgtgtgtgtgtgtgtgtgttgtaataaTGGAAGGCTAATTACCCACCTCCCATGTCCCTGGACAGCGCCACAATGTCTGGGTTAGGTCTGTGTGTGGGATGGTTCACGGTGGTAATTAgcttgatacacacacacacatatactcacaGACAAGACAAATGAAGGCTGGGTGGGTGTCTGTTGTTGGACAGTTGATTGGGCAGGTACTAGGGGAGTGTCTGGGGTCTCCAGAGCATGTCCGCTCTGATAATTATGtgtccatatgtgtgtgtgtgtttgtgtgcgctcTGCCACTGAGAAGGAGCTCTCAGCCCAAATTGCTGTCTCTTGTCTCATTGTCAGAGTGAttatgaaatattgtttaatttaCTGGGTGGTGGAGTCTTGTGTGATTTTGATGAATCGgagcttttattttttcattcgCTTTATTGTCTGGTGGTTAGGTGTCGTGTTGTTTGTGCGCTCAAGTGTGCTGAGTGCTCTGTTGTACCCATGTGTATAGAAGTACAACATGCAGCGTTACAAACCACACGgatagaagtgtgtgtgtgtgtgtaatgtgtggaAATATTAGATACATGAAAGCTCAGAAAAAGAGAAGCAAAAAGCAATCAAATCTTTTTTGTgccctgtgtctgtgtgtgtagataGTGAGGAAGCTATAGGAGATTGTAGTGTCAGTGCTACCTACTGAGTGAGAGGATGGACAgggttagaaaaaaaacatgtattgtaCACAGGGTATGTTCTGAGCTGCTAGTAAAGTGAGTGAAATAAAGTAAAGGACATTTTCTCCATGTTAGACAAGATAGGAGAAGAGGGAGACTATGAAATAGCATTAGcatcacaccacagaaaaatattagttatattatttattttagatttaagattttttatttaagcGTAACAAGCACGGGGGGAATCTGTGGACGGTTTTGTGAGCAAATTAAAGAAATTGGCTGCTACCTGTGAATTTGGAGAAAACCAAAATGATTTCATACGGAACCAAGTGATTGACAGGTGCCATTTCAACGTGCTGCGGAGACGACTGCTGCGGGAGAAGAGAGTGAACCTCGTTGGACTTCAGGAAATTGCGAGGGCAATGGAAGCCACAGATCAACAAGCAGCCAGGATGGAAAAGTTGACCATCAATGCAGTGGATAGCAGACCAAACAAGGGCACAAGGAATGgataaaggaagaaaaaggtTTTCTACATTGAAAGACAAGTCAGAACATGAGGACCAGACAGTAAAATGCTACAGGTGTGGCTGAAAGGGACACACAGCCTGTTCATGCACCATCACACAAGGTAAACAGTGTAACAAATGTGGAAAAGAAGAGCATTTTGCTAAagtatgcaaaaaaaaaaaaaaaaaatgctaaaagggCTGATAACTAAGCTCACAGCAATGACTGACAGGCAAGATAGGCAAAATGAAGATGATGACTGTTTTTTTACAGTCGCTGCCATACAGGCTAAGCAACAGAAATAATCATGAGTATGCGGTTACTAACAGCTCTGATGATGGAGAATTGCCTGTGCTAACCAATGGCCAGCCACTGAGGATGCTAATAGACTCTGGGGCCACATGCATCATTGTGGTCACAGAAACTTTCAGTTGCATACAAAATCAGTCATACATGTAGATCTGAAACAGACTAAGAGAGTGTTCCCATATGGTTCTAAGACACCACTTGAAGTTGAAGGCCTTTTTACAGTCAACATCAAAGCAGTTGATGGATTGGAGTCAGCTCTAAGAATGTGCTACTGGTGAAGAACGCACAGACGTGTGTGCAAGGGAGGAAGACAGCAACGACATTGGGGCTCCTCCACATAGGACCCAAAGCACACATAAACAGAATCCAGACAGAGGACACAGGTGCATTGATGTCTGCATGGCAAGAGCAATACAAAGAATGTATTGGGATAACACAAAGATTTTCATTAGAGCTCCATGTATATACCAGTATCAAACCTGTGGCACAACCAGTACGCAGAATACCATTCAGTGTAAGGATACACGTTGAAGAGAAACTGAAACAGTATGAGGAGATGGATGTTATTGAGAGAGTGGATGGACCCACCCCATGGGGTCGCAGTGCATAACAGCATGAAAAAGGTAATGCTTTGTGTTGACATGTGCAGAGCAAATGAGGCCATAGTGCGAGAGTGACACCCCATTCCAACCATAGATGAGATACTGGGTGGCATGAATGGTGCTACAGTTTTCTTAAAGTTGGATCTCAAGTGGGGACATCATCAGAATGAACTGAAACCTGAGTCTTGCTTTCTGACGACATTCgttacacacacaggtttaaGGCACTACAGGTGGTGATATTTGGTGTATCATCTGCTCCTGAGACGTACCAACATATCATTGGACAAGTCCTCCAAGGCGTCCCAGTGGTCCACAACatgcaggatgacatcattgtGACTGGAGAAACCAGGAAAGTGCATGATGAGAGACCGCACCAAGTCTTGAGAAGACTTCAGGAGAAGCAGTTGACTCGACAGCGAAAAATGTGAattctgcagagagagacagagctggAGTGCATGGGTCACATTCTTTCCAAGAATGGCATCACAGCAGCAAAGTCAAAAGTGGAGGCATTAGAGAATACACGCCGACCAACAAACGCAGCTGAAGTACAAAGCTTCTTGCAGCTAGTCAGTTACTGGCAGATTTATCCCCAATCGGGGGACTAATGCTGCACCTCTAATAAGACTCACAAAGATGTCAAGCAAGTGGATATGGGGAAAAGTTCAAGAAACAGCATTTGTGGAGCTAAAGAGACAGTTAGCTAGCTTTCATGCAACCAAGATGCGGAGACACATGTGATCGTAGATGCTAGTCCAGTGGAGCTTGGAGCCATTATGAGCCAGAAGCAAGCAGATGGTGCACACAAACCTGTGTACTACGCCAGCCGAGCTCTGACTGATGTAGAGCGGCACTCGCCATAGTGTAGGTGTGAAAAAAATTCCTTGTGTTTCTCTATGGCAAGGACTTTTTGATGTCCTTACAGTTAGAACACAACCAGAAGCGAAGCCTTGGCAAACTCTCACCATGAACTTATTTGGACCATTTCCATCAGGAGAACACCTCCCTGTGGTGACTGATTATTACTCCAGATGGGTGGAGGTTACTGTGCTTACAAGTATCATCTCAGCAAACGTAATCAAAGCTCTGAGACAAATCTTTTCAGTTCATGGgctcccagaatgcattgtGACTGACAACGGTGCTCCTCTCCTTGCAAGTGAGATTAAAGCCTACCTGAGAAAAAATGGTATTGAACACTGATGCATTACTCCATACTCCATACTGGCCTCAAGTGAATGGGGAgatcaaaagacaaaacaaaacactttgcAAGGCCATTCACACTGCTCACGCAGAGGGAAAAGACTGGCGCACTGAGCTACAGACGTTTCTTATGGCCTACAGGAGTAGCCCTCATTGTACTACAGGATGTAGTAGCGGAGATGTTATTCAAACACCAGATCAGAACCAAGCTGCCTGAGCTTCTACTGATCAGCCAGCAGGTGAACTTTATGACTCTGCCTTACGGTTCACTGATGCTGCGAGGAAGGAGAAAGGCAGAGTGGATGCTAACAGAACCAGAAGAGCAACTGATAGCAAAATCCAGCAAGGTGACATCATCCTGCTACAGtaacccaaacaaaacaaactatctACAATGTATGAGCGGGATCTTTTATTTTAGACTGGTGTTACAACATAGTATTTGTGACATTGAGTGTTGATATTATTTTGCATCCAAGAAGGGGAGGGATGTAGTGTCAGTGCCACGTACTGAGCAAGAGGATGGGCGGGgttagaaaaaaacagatatattGTACACAGGATATGTTCTGAACCACTAGTAAAGGGAGTGAAATGCAGTCCTCACTCCGAGTGGATTTATCTATGAATATGTTGGTGTAAGAATACTACAGACTCACAGAACAGAATTAGACAGCATACAAGAGTTTTTAGAAACTGAGCCAGTGtaagagtgagtgtgtgtgtgtgtgagagagagggaggtctAGGCCCACTCTAATTGATTATACCACTATCGACAGGGACCCAGAAAAACAGGCACTCACTTTACTCTTGATTGAATTAAACACCTTTTATGGGGCAAATCGATGGGACGGAGATGATAGGGGGGCGGATGACGGGGATGAAGGGAGAGGAGAGCCGAGTGTTATGATATGTGGAGGGTTAGATCCGTCTTTACtccctctgtcacacacattcGCCAactctcacacatgcacacacactgagccgcccacagacaggtgagaggtcCGATGCTGTGTTGTAATTCAGGCAAATCAATGCTTTTAAAGCATTTAGCCATGACTGGTGATGAAGTAGAGTCAGAATAGGCCCGCCAAGCAATATATGTCCCAGACCCAAATCAATCATAATTACAGGGCCGGGCTGGGATAGTGCAGCGAGTGAACAGAGGGATGACTGGACTGCACCCCTCCATTCACGCTTTTTATAGTTCGATCAAAGATGAATAGTAAAAAGAGGATTGCATGTCAGACAGCCACTGAAAAGCAATACAGAAGAACATccctgtatgtatatatacacatgatGGTCATAGGTGTTTTTCATAGCAGGCATTTTGAATagtcatagtaggaaaagcacaggtgttacattaataatgttaatgatggctctgttctattcaaatgccccagtaagccatgacatCGTGACTGCGTGACTGTGGCATGGCagaatgtcttctgtgaaaaaggcccaTTCAGAAAAAATAGTTGATAAATCTACTACATACCAGCCTCATCTTCTCTCATTCTTATGTGCAGTTGCACTTTTCTAATTCAGTTTCACAACTTTATACTATTTACTCGGAAAATATCTCATATTTAGTGGATTTTCCTTCCAGGTCAAGTTGTTGGCTGACCAAACTGTCTGCTACAGAAGATTTCCTTTGCTATGCAATTCTACAACAGCAACAGGGATTTAGGgaattttttctgtgtttactttcagtcAGACTCAAAGACAAAAGATgattttgattaatttctttGGAAATCTATTCCCTGGTTGGcactgttttttaatttcatgttttccCAAATCTCTATGGGAGAGATAATTCATGACTGAGACAAAAATACCCAGTATTTGTCAATGGTTGACAAATAccagatttttcttttaaatttggTCAACAAGCCACAAGGGAAACAGATTTGCCTGATGTCAGAAAACAGCAATGCCACACCTCTCCGATCAGCAATAATCAGCCAAGACAACAGATCCAGAAGTGACATCATACCCACAAAACTGGTATACAGGAGGCgcaacattttaaaactcaGCTGTCCTCTAATTAGTACACAGAAGGGCCTGCCCTTCCTGGCCTTGATTTTCATAGATTTCACTAGTTAGGAACAGGACAGTATGACCTCATGTTGCCATAGGGAGACCCCCTGCCCGCCACCCGTCCTAATCATCTCCCCAGCCCGGACATGGGGTCCACTATGACCACATTAGTCACCAACAGCACCCTACTGCTGACCCCCACAAACCACCACGCTAACTCTGTAGTCTGGCTCGGCCAATCAACACTGCTGTCAACACTGGCCAAACCAATTAAAGTGTCTAATGAGCGTCTTGTATAACACTAACACGGCCATTAAAGAGCGTTTAAAGAGAGTACAGGGGTATCGGGTGGAGGGCTGTGGGTTATGGTGTCATGGCTTATTAGTATTCAAGCTGCGTTTGGTTTCCATTAAGGCAGCGTTCACGAGCGCCTCAGGTGTCTCAATGGATCCAACGCTGGCTATGTGATGATTCACGTACCCAGGACTTTATAAACAGCTTTCACAGCGATGAGAACAATCTCCCCTCATAAAGAGCACTTTCGATTTCATTTGTGAAAACGGAGATATGCAaggagacaaataaataaataaagcgtATGTGGAATGTGTTTGAGAAAACAGTGACTTGACAGTATTACACAGGCACTCAGTTTAATACCCAGCCATAATATTGCTGAGGGAACAGGCCCAAGGCGCTACTTTCTTTTATTAGTCATTCACTGGGATTATGGACACATTGCTTCCATTACCTaagagagaggagcagaagCCCTGTCCCCCAGGGGATGGCCaaataactctctctctcttcctctctctcacacacacagacattaacaTACACTCTGGCTTAAATAGATTTGAGCATCGGTGCgcagatgtacacacacacacacacacccaaacaagCATACACACTCCATCATTAAGACGAACACAGGCTTCTATGAACCCTTTTTACCAGCAGGATAATAGAATCAATACTGCATGTAAATAAATGGCAACTAAATAGATCCATAATAAAGTTGCTGAAAGACATTAGATCACTTAGACTTGCTGAATAACCTTTGGTAACACTATGACGTCCATGTCTGTAATGCAGTATAAACATGCTTATAATGCgttataatctgcttatagctctttataattatagttataagcactcatacatattcataatgctttataacaataatcagaACAAATTAtgaagcattttataatgattTAAAAGGTCAAGTATCATAATCCTTCATAATTGCTGGTCACAAGGATCATAATGTATTATAATTCGAATAattgtaatacattataaacattttataatgcattataatcacTTATCACTTACCAAGTTTTTTTGGAGTCACTTTTCTTGATcaaatgtttacataaaagtaaaaaatacagCTACAGGTAAAGTAGACATTGTTTCAGTCATTATCTTTAATTTGGGTCAATTGAGTCTTTGGAGTGAGTTTTTTTTGGGAAACATTACATTAGTGAAATGAAGATATTATCATATCCATCATTCAGTTGTTCATCATCAAAAAGTCAAGTTGGAATACTCAGTTCATTGTTTGTTATGACTTgtttaacaaataaattaattttccaatgttttgtgttgcatagatttaatgatatttttcacTTAAAGCAAACAATACTTATAGTGACTTATAACCAGCTCATAATGCATTATATCTGCCTATACCTCAGGAATTTCATTACTTCACTTAAAGCACCCAATGACATCTT is a genomic window of Thunnus maccoyii chromosome 4, fThuMac1.1, whole genome shotgun sequence containing:
- the LOC121895614 gene encoding uncharacterized protein LOC121895614 isoform X2, translated to MGRSKDKTKHFARPFTLLTQREKTGALSYRRFLWPTGVALIVLQDVVAEMLFKHQIRTKLPELLLISQQVNFMTLPYGSLMLRGRRKAEWMLTEPEEQLIAKSSKFPRSPWPRQRHKHNFRNVISSMDEGGKVLAVKTTLTPPRRKHDPTHDRFLGSDEALNEDEIFIGDRWRDGWTGVREEDGVQGEKMQMHFWWK
- the LOC121895614 gene encoding uncharacterized protein LOC121895614 isoform X3, encoding MGRSKDKTKHFARPFTLLTQREKTGALSYRRFLWPTGVALIVLQDVVAEMLFKHQIRTKLPELLLISQQVNFMTLPYGSLMLRGRRKAEWMLTEPEEQLIAKSSKFPRSPWPRQRHKHNFRNVISSMDEGGKVLAVKTTLTPPRRKHDPTHDRFLGSDEALNEDEIFIDTSEVNGKDALTAVTS
- the LOC121895614 gene encoding uncharacterized protein LOC121895614 isoform X4, which encodes MGRSKDKTKHFARPFTLLTQREKTGALSYRRFLWPTGVALIVLQDVVAEMLFKHQIRTKLPELLLISQQVNFMTLPYGSLMLRGRRKAEWMLTEPEEQLIAKSSKFPRSPWPRQRHKHNFRNVISSMDEGGKVLAVKTTLTPPRRKHDPTHDRFLGSDEALNEDEIFIGNQGFPLLSRLVTH
- the LOC121895614 gene encoding uncharacterized protein LOC121895614 isoform X1, which gives rise to MGRSKDKTKHFARPFTLLTQREKTGALSYRRFLWPTGVALIVLQDVVAEMLFKHQIRTKLPELLLISQQVNFMTLPYGSLMLRGRRKAEWMLTEPEEQLIAKSSKFPRSPWPRQRHKHNFRNVISSMDEGGKVLAVKTTLTPPRRKHDPTHDRFLGSDEALNEDEIFIGTGCQALTRKCNDAKDMGQVYHLQGKKKILDLFSFVL